A region from the Onychostoma macrolepis isolate SWU-2019 chromosome 18, ASM1243209v1, whole genome shotgun sequence genome encodes:
- the LOC131524099 gene encoding E3 ubiquitin-protein ligase TRIM16-like isoform X1 — MAEASILWSQDQFTCPVCLDLLKNPVTIPCGHNYCMTCISDCWNHQDQKTFYICPQCRQKFTPRPALNKNTMLAEVVEKLKTTKLQAAVPTDTGPGEVKCDVCTETKLKAVKSCLVCLNSYCQSHLEQHESFFKDKGHYLIDATGRFQEMICSQHGRLLEVFCRTDQHCICMLCTMYKHKNHDTVSAATERTEKERYLKNIQVKYQQRIHEREKDIQELRDAVESHKRSAQAAVKESDMIFSELIRSIKKNRSDVTRLIRDQERAVVSQAEGLLERLEQEIADLRRKNVDLEQLEHTDDHIHFLQGFQYLSAPLEATERITVTSPLSVNDVRQSICQMRQKIEKFCNEEIKRISVKHINIVLRTRKDFLQHSHQFTFDPNTVNKHIHLSERNRLATYTDTVQRYPDHPDRFEVYYQVLCGEGVRGCCYWEVECNGDVGISVSYKHISRKGTNTKCMFGYNDQSWSLFCSSSRYSFRNNDMETDLPVFHRYSRIGVYMDHKAGTLSFYGISDTMTLIQRVQTTFTQPLYPGFRLYSGSTVKLCDLI; from the exons ATGGCAGAAGCCAGCATTTTATGGTCTCAGGACCAGTTCACTTGTCCAGTGTGTCTTGATCTTCTAAAGAATCCAGTGACTATTCCCTGCGGACACAATTACTGTATGACATGTATTTCGGACTGCTGGAATCATCAGGATCAGAAGACTTTCTACATCTGCCCTCAATGCAGACAGAAGTTCACTCCGAGACctgctttaaataaaaacaccatGCTGGCTGAAGTGGTGGAGAAACTCAAGACGACTAAACTACAAGCTGCAGTTCCCACTGACACTGGACCTGGAGAAGTAAAGTGTGACGTCTGTACTGAAACAAAACTCAAAGCCGTCAAGTCCTGTTTAGTGTGTCTGAACTCTTACTGTCAAAGCCACCTTGAACAGCATGAgagtttttttaaagataaggGACACTATTTGATAGATGCCACAGGACGATTCCAGGAGATGATCTGCTCTCAACATGGTCGACTGCTAGAGGTTTTCTGCCGCACTGACCAGCACTGTATTTGTATGCTGTGTACGatgtataaacataaaaacCATGACACTGTCTCAGCTGCAACAGAGAGAACAGAGAAAGAG AGATACTTGAAAAACATACAGGTAAAGTACCAGCAGAGAATCCATGAGCGAGAGAAGGACATCCAGGAGCTGAGAGATGCTGTTGAATCTCATAAG cgctctgcacaggCAGCAGTGAAGGAAAGTGACATGATCTTTTCTGAGCTGATTCGCTCCATTAAGAAAAACCGCTCTGACGTGACACggctgatcagagatcaggaaaGAGCTGTGGTGAGTCAAGCTGAAGGACTCTTggagcgactggagcaggagattGCTGATCTGAGGAGGAAAAATGTTGATCTGGAGCAACTTGAACACACAGATGATCACATCCATTTCCTGCAG ggaTTTCAGTATCTGTCTGCACCTCTTGAAGCTACAGAGAGAATTACTGTCACATCACCTCTCTCTGTTAATGATGTAAGACAATCTATCTGTCAAATGAGACAGAAAATAGAGAAGTTCTGTAACGAGGAAATCAAAAGGATTTCTG TTAAACACATCAACATTGTTCTGAGGACCAGAAAGGACTTCCTACAAC attcTCATCAGTTCACATTTGATCCAAACacagtaaataaacacattcatCTGTCGGAGAGGAACAGATTGGCAACGTACACCGACACAGTCCAGcggtatcctgatcatccagacagatttgaggTTTATTATCAAGTGTTGTGTGGAGAAGGTGTGCGTGGATGCTGTTACTGGGAGGTGGAGTGTAACGGCGATGTGggtatatcagtgtcatataaacacATCAGCCGCAAGGGAACAAATACAAAGTGCATGTTTGGATACAATGATCAATCCTGGAGTTTGTTCTGCTCCTCTTCCAGATACTCATTCAGGAACAATGATATGGAGACTGATCTGCCTGTTTTCCACAGATACTCTAGAATAGGAGTGTACATGGATCACAAagcaggaactctgtccttctatGGCATCTCTGACACAATGACCCTCATCCAAAGAGttcagaccacattcactcagcctcTCTATCCTGGGTTTAGGCTGTACAGTGGATCGACAGTAAAACTCTGTGATTTAATATAG
- the LOC131524099 gene encoding tripartite motif-containing protein 16-like isoform X2, translated as MRPIIVSRRYLKNIQVKYQQRIHEREKDIQELRDAVESHKRSAQAAVKESDMIFSELIRSIKKNRSDVTRLIRDQERAVVSQAEGLLERLEQEIADLRRKNVDLEQLEHTDDHIHFLQGFQYLSAPLEATERITVTSPLSVNDVRQSICQMRQKIEKFCNEEIKRISVKHINIVLRTRKDFLQHSHQFTFDPNTVNKHIHLSERNRLATYTDTVQRYPDHPDRFEVYYQVLCGEGVRGCCYWEVECNGDVGISVSYKHISRKGTNTKCMFGYNDQSWSLFCSSSRYSFRNNDMETDLPVFHRYSRIGVYMDHKAGTLSFYGISDTMTLIQRVQTTFTQPLYPGFRLYSGSTVKLCDLI; from the exons AGATACTTGAAAAACATACAGGTAAAGTACCAGCAGAGAATCCATGAGCGAGAGAAGGACATCCAGGAGCTGAGAGATGCTGTTGAATCTCATAAG cgctctgcacaggCAGCAGTGAAGGAAAGTGACATGATCTTTTCTGAGCTGATTCGCTCCATTAAGAAAAACCGCTCTGACGTGACACggctgatcagagatcaggaaaGAGCTGTGGTGAGTCAAGCTGAAGGACTCTTggagcgactggagcaggagattGCTGATCTGAGGAGGAAAAATGTTGATCTGGAGCAACTTGAACACACAGATGATCACATCCATTTCCTGCAG ggaTTTCAGTATCTGTCTGCACCTCTTGAAGCTACAGAGAGAATTACTGTCACATCACCTCTCTCTGTTAATGATGTAAGACAATCTATCTGTCAAATGAGACAGAAAATAGAGAAGTTCTGTAACGAGGAAATCAAAAGGATTTCTG TTAAACACATCAACATTGTTCTGAGGACCAGAAAGGACTTCCTACAAC attcTCATCAGTTCACATTTGATCCAAACacagtaaataaacacattcatCTGTCGGAGAGGAACAGATTGGCAACGTACACCGACACAGTCCAGcggtatcctgatcatccagacagatttgaggTTTATTATCAAGTGTTGTGTGGAGAAGGTGTGCGTGGATGCTGTTACTGGGAGGTGGAGTGTAACGGCGATGTGggtatatcagtgtcatataaacacATCAGCCGCAAGGGAACAAATACAAAGTGCATGTTTGGATACAATGATCAATCCTGGAGTTTGTTCTGCTCCTCTTCCAGATACTCATTCAGGAACAATGATATGGAGACTGATCTGCCTGTTTTCCACAGATACTCTAGAATAGGAGTGTACATGGATCACAAagcaggaactctgtccttctatGGCATCTCTGACACAATGACCCTCATCCAAAGAGttcagaccacattcactcagcctcTCTATCCTGGGTTTAGGCTGTACAGTGGATCGACAGTAAAACTCTGTGATTTAATATAG